One part of the Pseudopipra pipra isolate bDixPip1 chromosome 3, bDixPip1.hap1, whole genome shotgun sequence genome encodes these proteins:
- the CLDN20 gene encoding claudin-20: protein MASASLQFFAFILALFGVFGDIAATLLPNWKVNADVGSNIITAITQMQGLWMDCTWYSTGMFSCTLKYSILSLPVYIQAARTTMVLSCILSAFGICITTVGMKCTKLGGDSDSKSHACFAGGICFILAGISGLVPTSWYTREIISNFLDQTIPESSKHEPGGAVYTGFISAGFLLIAGVIFCTSCFNKQQGGWIYPPKQHHFPSTEQESNEGYNLKDYV from the coding sequence ATGGCATCAGCAAGTCTGCAgttctttgcttttattctggctttgtttggtgtttttggAGATATCGCAGCCACCCTGCTACCAAACTGGAAGGTAAATGCAGATGTTGGCTCAAATATCATAACAGCTATAACACAGATGCAAGGACTTTGGATGGACTGCACATGGTACAGCACTGGGATGTTTAGCTGTACCCTGAAATACTCCATTCTCTCTCTCCCCGTCTACATCCAGGCTGCACGGACCACCATGGTACTGTCTTGTATCCTATCAGCATTTGGGATCTGCATCACTACAGTTGGAATGAAATGCAcgaagttgggaggggacagtgACAGCAAAAGTCACGCTTGTTTTGCTGGAGGAATCTGCTTCATTCTTGCAGGAATCTCTGGATTAGTACCAACATCCTGGTACAcaagagaaattatttcaaattttctgGACCAGACCATTCCAGAGAGCAGTAAACATGAACCAGGAGGAGCAGTTTATACAGGATTCATTTCAGCAGGCTTTCTGCTTATCGCAGGTGTGATTTTCTGCACTTCATGTTTTAACAAGCAGCAAGGAGGATGGATTTACCCTCCAAAGCAGCACCATTTCCCATccacagagcaggagagcaaTGAAGGTTACAATCTGAAGGACTATGTGTAA
- the TIAM2 gene encoding rho guanine nucleotide exchange factor TIAM2 isoform X3, protein MEGQKDNQDPPPRPLARHLSDADRLRKVIQELMDTEKSYVKDLSCLFELYLEPLQNETFLTQDEMESLFGSLPEMLDFQKVFLETLEDGISSSSDFNTLETPSQFRKLLFSLGGSFLYYADHFKLYSGFCANHIKVQKVLERAKTDSAFKTFLDARNPTKQHSSTLESYLIKPVQRVLKYPLLLKELVSLTDNESEEHYHLTEALKAMEKVASHINEMQKIYEDYGTVFDQLVSDQSGTEKEVTELSMGELLMHSTVSWLNPFPSLGKARKDLELTVFVFKRAVILVYKENYKLKKKMPTNVRAAHNYGDLDPFKFRWLIPLSALQVRLGNTAGTENSCIWELIHTKSELEGRPETIFQLCSSDSENKSNIVKVIRSILRENFRRHIKCELPLEKTCKDRLVPLKNRVPATAKLASTRSLKVLKNSSSSEWNGDPGKGTFQDSDECSLSSSTQSSSCHTSESIQEPKNSSPNKHVESCASDFSNVLVKESDILSDDEEEEDYQSLKKGSPTKDIEIQFQRLKISEEPSTDSERDQAAENEGDGFEIGQHPKLVRGHFCPVKRKVNSTKRNRGTLMAMQERHQSLDSHSDAANLDLNSILEREFSVQSLTSVVNEDCFYEAVERHGKS, encoded by the exons ATGGAAGGACAGAAGGACAACCAGGATCCACCTCCACGACCACTGGCTCGCCACCTTTCTGATGCAGATAGATTGAGAAAAGTCATCCAAGAACTTATGGACACTGAGAAATCTTACgtcaag GACTTGAGCTGCCTCTTTGAGCTGTACTTGGAACCCCTTCAAAATGAAACCTTCCTCACTCAGGATGAG ATGGAGTCCTTGTTCGGCAGTCTGCCAGAAATGCTGGATTTCCAGAAGGTGTTTCTGGAGACCCTTGAAGATGGAATATCTTCTTCCTCAGATTTTAATACATTGGAAACACCATCTCAGTTCCGG AAATTGCTGTTTTCCCTTGGAGGCTCCTTTCTGTATTATGCTGACCACTTTAAACTGTACAGTGGCTTCTGTGCAAACCACATCAAAGTTCAGAAAGTTCTTGAGAGAG CCAAAACAGATAGTGCCTTTAAGACCTTTCTGGATGCTCGAAATCCCACAAAGCAACATTCTTCTACACTGGAGTCATATCTCATAAAGCCTGTTCAGAGAGTGCTGAAATATCCTCTGCTTTTAAAAGAGCTGGTGTCTCTGACAGATAACGAGAGTGAGGAGCACTATCATTTGACAG AAGCACTAAAGGCAATGGAAAAAGTAGCAAGTCACATCAATGAGATGCAGAAAATATATGAAGATTATGGCACTGTATTTGACCAACTGGTTTCAGATCAAAGTGGAACAGAAAAAGAG GTGACAGAGCTTTCAATGGGAGAACTTCTGATGCACTCTACAGTTTCTTGGCTGAATCCGTTCCCATCACTGGGCAAAGCAAGAAAAGACCTTGAACTTACAGTGTTTG tttttaaaaggGCTGTTATACTGGTATATAAGGAGAACTacaaacttaaaaagaaaatg cctaCTAATGTTCGTGCTGCACATAATTATGGGGACTTGGATCCATTTAAATTTCGTTGGCTGATTCCTTTATCTGCTCTTCAAGTTCGACTGGGGAACACAGCAG GAACAGAGAACAGCTGTATCTGGGAACTGATTCACACCAAGTCAGAACTAGAAGGCAGGCCAGAAACAATTTTTCAGTTGTGCAGCAG TGATTCTGAGAACAAAAGTAACATTGTGAAGGTGATCCGTTCTATTTTGCGGGAGAATTTCAGACGTCACATAAAATGTGAGCTACCGCTGGAGAAAACTTGTAAAGATCGCCTTGTCCCACTCAAAAATCGTGTACCTGCAACAGCCAAATTGG CTTCCACAAGGTCCTTGAAGGTATTGAAGAATTCATCCAGTAGTGAGTGGAATGGTGACCCGGGGAAAGGTACCTTCCAGGACTCTGATGAGTGCAGCCTGAGCAGCAGtactcagagcagcagctgccacacTTCTGAGAGCATACAGGAGCCCAAAAACTCATCTCCCAATAAACATGTAGAAAGCTGTGCATCTGACTTTTCTAATGTTCTTGTCAAAGAATCTGATATTCTCAGTGatgatgaggaagaggaggattaTCAGAGCCTGAAGAAGGGCAGTCCTACAAAAGACATTGAAATACAGTTTCAGCGGCTGAAGATTTCAGAGGAACCCAGTACTGACTCTGAACGGGATCAGGCTGCTGAAAATGAGGGAGATGGCTTTGAGATAGGACAGCATCCAAAGCTTGTGCGTGGCCATTTCTGCCCAGTGAAGAGAAAAGTAAACAGCACAAAGCGTAATAGAGGAACTTTAATGGCAATGCAAGAACGTCACCAGTCCCTTGACAGTCACTCTGATGCTGCAAACCTGGATCTGAACTCTATTCTAGAGAGAGAATTTAGTGTTCAGAGTTTAACATCTGTAGTTAATGAAGATTGTTTTTATGAAGCTGTGGAGAGGCATGGAAAATCCTAG